The following proteins are co-located in the Piscirickettsia litoralis genome:
- a CDS encoding substrate-binding periplasmic protein, whose protein sequence is MKILSLFIFWLHLLLLSVPALAKETLTFAYQDSENFPYQLGNGQTIPTLLPGLAVDIVKLAAKRLNLTVKLVRMPWKRALVSLGANQVDGVFNASFKRVRERYGVYPMIEGHVDASKKSYANSYSFYGLKSSKLSFENKQLLPHSPKMKVVTIRGFSIAEDLKNMNVRVVEVSTVAEAFHLLKLGRVKVAAIFSLSGDFYLKKDQNIYRDIVKIEPPIKTKNYYLMLSKQFVRNHPKLATRIWQEIGKIRASGEINTLSEKYFSELK, encoded by the coding sequence ATGAAAATATTATCTTTATTCATATTTTGGTTACACTTGCTATTGTTGAGTGTGCCAGCTCTTGCAAAAGAAACACTAACATTTGCCTATCAAGATTCAGAGAATTTTCCTTATCAGCTTGGCAATGGGCAAACGATTCCGACGTTATTACCAGGTCTTGCTGTAGATATTGTTAAACTAGCAGCGAAGCGCTTAAATTTAACAGTAAAGCTAGTTCGCATGCCGTGGAAGCGTGCGCTTGTTTCGCTTGGAGCTAATCAAGTGGATGGCGTATTCAATGCAAGTTTTAAGCGTGTACGAGAAAGGTATGGTGTTTACCCTATGATAGAGGGGCATGTTGATGCATCGAAAAAAAGTTATGCAAATTCCTATTCTTTCTATGGACTGAAATCTTCAAAGTTAAGTTTTGAAAATAAGCAGTTATTACCTCACTCTCCAAAAATGAAAGTTGTGACGATTCGTGGCTTTTCGATTGCTGAAGATTTAAAGAATATGAATGTGAGGGTGGTTGAAGTCTCTACTGTCGCTGAGGCTTTTCACTTGTTAAAATTAGGTCGAGTTAAGGTCGCCGCAATTTTCTCATTATCAGGGGATTTTTATTTAAAGAAAGATCAGAATATTTACCGGGATATTGTTAAAATTGAGCCACCGATAAAGACCAAAAATTATTACTTAATGTTATCTAAACAGTTTGTTAGAAACCATCCTAAGCTCGCCACTCGTATTTGGCAGGAAATAGGGAAGATCAGAGCGTCAGGCGAGATAAATACATTGAGTGAGAAATATTTCTCTGAACTAAAATAG
- the icd gene encoding NADP-dependent isocitrate dehydrogenase — MSNIQVPAGGEKITFDASGALNVPNNPIIPFIEGDGIGVDVTPVMKKVVDTAVEKAYGGDRQIAWMEVYAGEKANEKYNGDWLPQETFAALKDYAVSIKGPLTTPVGGGFRSLNVAIRQELDLYVCLRPVRYYQGTPSPLKEPEKTDMVIFRENSEDIYAGIEWQSGTPEAKKVIDFFINQMGVTKIRFPETSGIGVKPVSKDGTSRLVERAIQYAIDNDRDSVTLVHKGNIMKFTEGAFKDWGYEVAKTKFGAKEIDGGPWCSFKNPKTGKEIIIKDSIADAFLQQILLRPAEYDVVATLNLNGDYVSDALAAQVGGIGIAPGANSNDKVAVFEATHGTAPKYAGQDKVNPGSLILSAEMMLRHMGWTKAADLVVKGMEGAIESKRVTYDFERLMPGATKVSCSEFGNVIIEHM; from the coding sequence ATGTCTAATATCCAAGTTCCTGCTGGGGGAGAGAAGATTACTTTTGATGCAAGTGGTGCATTGAATGTTCCTAATAACCCAATTATTCCTTTTATCGAAGGTGATGGTATCGGTGTTGATGTAACACCTGTGATGAAAAAAGTGGTTGATACCGCCGTAGAAAAAGCTTACGGTGGCGATCGCCAGATCGCTTGGATGGAAGTCTATGCCGGTGAAAAAGCCAATGAAAAGTATAATGGTGACTGGTTGCCACAAGAAACATTTGCTGCATTAAAAGACTACGCTGTTTCTATCAAAGGCCCATTAACAACGCCTGTGGGGGGCGGTTTTCGTTCTTTGAACGTTGCAATTCGTCAAGAGCTTGATTTATATGTATGCTTGCGTCCAGTACGCTATTATCAAGGAACACCAAGTCCATTAAAAGAGCCTGAAAAAACAGACATGGTGATCTTCCGTGAAAATTCAGAAGATATTTATGCAGGTATTGAATGGCAGTCCGGTACGCCTGAAGCGAAAAAAGTCATTGACTTTTTCATCAATCAAATGGGTGTGACTAAAATTCGCTTCCCTGAAACATCAGGCATTGGTGTGAAACCTGTTTCTAAGGACGGTACTTCTCGTTTAGTAGAGCGTGCGATTCAATATGCGATTGATAATGACCGTGACTCTGTCACTTTAGTGCACAAAGGTAACATTATGAAGTTTACCGAAGGTGCATTTAAAGACTGGGGTTATGAAGTGGCTAAGACCAAGTTCGGTGCTAAAGAAATCGATGGTGGCCCTTGGTGCTCATTTAAGAACCCTAAGACAGGTAAAGAAATCATCATTAAAGATTCAATTGCCGATGCATTTTTACAGCAAATCTTATTGCGCCCAGCAGAGTACGATGTTGTTGCGACATTGAACCTAAATGGTGACTATGTTTCTGATGCATTGGCTGCACAAGTCGGCGGTATCGGTATTGCACCTGGTGCAAACTCGAATGACAAAGTCGCTGTATTTGAAGCAACTCACGGCACGGCTCCAAAATATGCCGGTCAAGATAAGGTGAATCCTGGTTCATTGATTCTCTCTGCTGAAATGATGTTGCGTCATATGGGCTGGACAAAAGCTGCTGATCTTGTTGTTAAGGGTATGGAAGGTGCGATTGAGTCTAAGCGTGTAACGTATGACTTTGAGCGTTTAATGCCAGGAGCGACTAAAGTGAGCTGCTCTGAGTTTGGTAATGTGATTATTGAGCACATGTAA
- a CDS encoding PilZ domain-containing protein → MSDEDGRRRYFRLDDQVILEWKSVSPEELVAGIERLSQEKEYGQGGELYRIEQKLQTSISQLKNRSPEIAVCLDLMNERIDLFMHKIQAYQNLYGDDKRQKEPEKVSLSATGVAFEALKPPATSQLEVNFFLLPRYVYIRTFGTIVSCELRGELYHVAVNFDVILDEDQETLIQHLLHKQTKIIQAQKAELERMTDSSDDRRDGQKK, encoded by the coding sequence ATGAGTGATGAAGATGGACGGCGGCGTTACTTTAGGTTGGATGACCAAGTCATTTTAGAGTGGAAATCTGTTTCTCCTGAAGAGCTTGTTGCAGGAATAGAACGGCTTAGCCAAGAAAAAGAGTATGGTCAAGGTGGTGAGCTTTATCGCATTGAACAAAAATTACAAACGTCGATTTCTCAGTTAAAAAATCGCTCTCCTGAAATTGCGGTATGTTTGGATTTAATGAATGAGCGTATTGATTTATTTATGCACAAAATACAGGCTTATCAAAACTTGTATGGTGATGATAAACGTCAAAAAGAACCGGAAAAAGTCAGTCTTAGTGCGACAGGAGTTGCTTTTGAAGCTCTGAAGCCTCCTGCAACCAGCCAGTTGGAAGTTAATTTTTTCTTATTACCCCGTTATGTGTATATCCGGACCTTTGGCACGATCGTTTCTTGTGAGCTGCGAGGTGAACTCTATCATGTTGCTGTAAATTTTGATGTTATTTTGGACGAGGATCAAGAGACATTAATTCAGCATTTATTGCATAAACAGACAAAAATCATTCAAGCACAGAAGGCTGAATTAGAGCGGATGACAGATAGCAGCGATGATCGGCGAGATGGACAAAAAAAATGA
- a CDS encoding flagellar motor protein MotB, protein MMTSLKKNAPPACPPWLATFADLMSLLMCFFVLLLSFSEMDVQKYKRVAGSMKFAFGVQRQIRVEDIPKGTSVIKQEFSPGKPVPTPVKTIQQVAKEKRPELNPTDQVQDKEASKKAKEFENVAKRELATEVQENKISVKLEDKKVIIRLKEGESFQSGSELVRPTFLPVIAKIANVLKKTKGSIIVAGHTDNLRISNARFRSNWDLSAERAVSVALALFRDEGLDQKRFTVVGYADTKPLADNKKAENRSKNRRVEITVVFGKDEEGGDFSIDDEEIGLPDDF, encoded by the coding sequence ATGATGACGAGCCTGAAGAAGAATGCCCCGCCGGCCTGCCCCCCATGGCTTGCGACCTTTGCCGATTTAATGTCTCTGCTGATGTGTTTTTTTGTCTTATTATTATCATTTTCAGAAATGGACGTGCAAAAATATAAGCGGGTGGCTGGCAGCATGAAGTTTGCTTTTGGGGTGCAACGGCAAATCCGTGTTGAAGATATTCCTAAGGGAACGAGTGTTATCAAGCAGGAGTTCAGTCCGGGCAAGCCCGTGCCAACGCCGGTTAAAACGATTCAGCAGGTAGCGAAAGAAAAGCGCCCTGAACTGAATCCAACCGATCAGGTTCAGGATAAAGAAGCAAGTAAAAAAGCGAAAGAGTTTGAAAATGTTGCTAAGCGTGAGTTGGCAACAGAAGTTCAAGAGAATAAAATTTCAGTGAAGCTTGAGGATAAAAAAGTCATTATTCGCCTAAAAGAAGGGGAGAGCTTTCAGTCGGGTTCTGAGCTAGTTCGGCCTACTTTTTTGCCCGTTATCGCAAAAATTGCCAATGTATTAAAGAAAACAAAAGGCAGTATCATCGTTGCAGGACACACGGACAACTTGCGTATCTCTAATGCGCGTTTTCGTTCTAACTGGGATTTATCGGCAGAGCGTGCTGTGTCGGTGGCTTTAGCTTTATTTCGTGATGAAGGCTTAGATCAAAAACGCTTTACCGTTGTCGGTTATGCAGATACGAAGCCCCTAGCAGACAACAAGAAGGCTGAAAATCGTTCGAAAAATCGCCGTGTTGAGATTACGGTTGTCTTTGGCAAAGATGAAGAAGGGGGAGATTTCTCGATTGATGATGAAGAAATAGGACTGCCTGATGATTTCTAA